The following are encoded together in the Gouania willdenowi chromosome 14, fGouWil2.1, whole genome shotgun sequence genome:
- the sra1 gene encoding steroid receptor RNA activator 1 has translation MEDMYIKPGNQERGWNDPPQFSYNLQNARGQQKGHLTRRAAPPTSSGVAAPPTIPLGSNPLAPPPCSLAPPPRLQAGPPTTTTPPVQPGSQEEEGGGDQTQCEPDVEVVLSSLNRALATCRQSVKDQVCNDVEKRLLLLDDSWRAGKLSLPVRRRMEALSLELRAGHWDSANEIHRSLMVDHVTEVSQWMVGVKRLIAETRNLNPELLEQLQDTSVTDQDSDLLQG, from the exons ATGGAGGACATGTACATTAAACCCG GTAACCAGGAGCGAGGCTGGAACGATCCGCCTCAATTCTCCTACAACCTCCAAAATGCTCGAGGACAACAGAAGGGTCACCTGACCAGGAGAGCAGCTCCGCCCACCAGCTCAG GTGTTGCAGCCCCACCAACAATTCCCCTCGGCTCCAACCctctggccccgcccccttGTTCTTTAGCTCCACCCCCTCGTCTCCAAG CTGGACCTCCAACAACCACAACACCTCCCGTGCAACCAGGAagtcaggaggaggaggggggcggTGACCAAACGCAGTGTGAGCCTGACGTGGAGGTTGTGCTGTCATCGCTGAACCGAGCACTTGCCACCTGCAGACAGTCAGTCAAG GATCAGGTGTGCAATGACGTGGAGaagaggctcctcctcctggacGACAGCTGGAGGGCAGGAAAACTCAGTTTACCTGTGCGAAGACGAATGGAGGCCCTGAGTCTGG AGTTACGAGCTGGTCACTGGGATTCTGCAAATGAGATCCATCGCTCGCTAATGGTTGATCACGTGACTGAGGTCAGCCAGTGGATGGTCGGAGTAAAACGACTAATTGCAGAGACCCGGAATCTGAATCCAGAACTCCTAGAACAGCTTCAGGACACGTCGGTAACGGACCAGGACTCTGACCTTCTCCAGGGCTAG
- the LOC114475484 gene encoding amyloid-beta A4 precursor protein-binding family B member 3-like isoform X2 — MMGKDYMLAIIIVNYDDNIWTDQNLQLDPDLPSGWRIIQDSSGTYYWHVPSGSTQWHHPRLSRSIQPQHSQNESSSASGPAQASPENRSHWTHEEVNTHEPDTKMFTVHSLGWLQVDEEDLSPGRSSLAVNQVIQQLSHCKSPEQTDRTWAQGQEMMLMLKKDTLSLLDPLDHTLLYRQPIINIRVWGVGCNNGRDRFFAFIAADASVFKCHVFGCDAPAKTIAAALHDTCAKMMSEKKLSRSITMENFSPEHLPRQVLFLEAVQQKVQKFVVRYVGNLPVSRAMGMEVLNRAIESIMTATDTEDWDPAFMHVSDSTLSLWREDAEEPMWECQVRFLTFLGVGQDSHTFAVIADGGSQRFECHVFWCEPDAGVVSEAVQAACMVQYQKCLVAQTPPPRSKSLHETPLNVKRSNSMDGAAFAPLMSLYHHDRSSTIGRATKAGGGVRKGMLAFFETFRNKQGTGS, encoded by the exons ATGATGGGAAAGGACTACATGTTGGCTATCATCATCGTTAACTATGACG ACAACATCTGGACCGACCAGAACCTGCAGCTGGACCCAGACCTGCCCTCGGGCTGGAGAATCATCCAGGACTCCTCAGGGACTTATTATTGGCACGTTCCCAGTGGCTCCACCCAGTGGCACCACCCACGCCTCTCACGGAGCATACAGCCTCAGCACAGCCAG AACGAGTCCAGTTCAGCGAGCGGTCCAGCACAGGCGTCACCTGAGaacag ATCACACTGGACCCATGAGGAAGTGAACACGCACGAGCCGGACACCAAG ATGTTCACCGTGCACTCTCTGGGCTGGCTGCAGGTGGATGAGGAGGATCTTTCTCCTGGTCGCAGCAGTCTCGCTGTCAACCAAGTCATTCAGCAGTTATCTCACTGCAAAAGCCCTGAGCAGACAGACAGAACCTGGGCTCAG GGTCAGGAGATGATGCTGATGTTAAAGAAAGACACTCTGTCCCTATTGGACCCTTTAGACCACACCCTCCTTTACCGTCAGCCAATCATCAACATCCGTGTGTGGGGCGTGGGCTGTAACAATGGCAG AGACAG gttCTTTGCGTTTATCGCCGCTGACGCCTCCGTTTTTAAGTGTCACGTGTTTGGTTGTGACGCTCCTGCTAAAACCATTGCTGCGGCTCTGCACGACACCTGTGCCAAG ATGATGTCAGAGAAGAAACTGTCCCGTTCAATAACCATGGAGAACTTTTCACCTGAACATCTACCCAGACAAG tgCTCTTTCTGGAGGCGGTGCAGCAAAAGGTTCAGAAGTTTGTAGTTCGGTATGTTGGGAACCTGCCGGTGTCCAGAGCCATGG GTATGGAGGTCTTGAACCGAGCCATTGAGAGCATCATGACCGCCACAGACACCGAGGACTGGGACCCGGCCTTCATGCACGTCAGTGACAGCACGCTGTCGCTGTGGAGGGAG GACGCCGAGGAACCTATGTGGGAGTGTCAGGTTCGATTCCTCACCTTCCTGGGCGTCGGCCAGGACAGCCACACCTTCGCTGTGATTGCTGACGGCGGCTCGCAGCGTTTCGAGTGTCACGTGTTCTGGTGTGAGCCGGACGCCGGGGTTGTGTCTGAGGCTGTGCAGGCAGCGTGCATG GTGCAATACCAGAAGTGTCTGGTGGCTCAAACGCCACCTCCGAGATCCAAATCGCTCCACGAGACGCCATTGAATGTGAAAAGGTCAAACTCCATGGACGGCGCGGCCTTCGCTCCGCTGATGTCTCTTTACCACCACGACAGAAGCTCCACGATTGGCCGAGCCACGAAGGCGGGCGGTGGCGTGAGGAAAGGCATGCTGGCTTTCTTCGAAACCTTTCGAAACAAACAAGGCACCGGCTCGtag
- the LOC114475484 gene encoding amyloid-beta A4 precursor protein-binding family B member 3-like isoform X3, producing the protein MMGKDYMLAIIIVNYDDNIWTDQNLQLDPDLPSGWRIIQDSSGTYYWHVPSGSTQWHHPRLSRSIQPQHSQQNESSSASGPAQASPENRSHWTHEEVNTHEPDTKMFTVHSLGWLQVDEEDLSPGRSSLAVNQVIQQLSHCKSPEQTDRTWAQGQEMMLMLKKDTLSLLDPLDHTLLYRQPIINIRVWGVGCNNGRFFAFIAADASVFKCHVFGCDAPAKTIAAALHDTCAKMMSEKKLSRSITMENFSPEHLPRQVLFLEAVQQKVQKFVVRYVGNLPVSRAMGMEVLNRAIESIMTATDTEDWDPAFMHVSDSTLSLWREDAEEPMWECQVRFLTFLGVGQDSHTFAVIADGGSQRFECHVFWCEPDAGVVSEAVQAACMVQYQKCLVAQTPPPRSKSLHETPLNVKRSNSMDGAAFAPLMSLYHHDRSSTIGRATKAGGGVRKGMLAFFETFRNKQGTGS; encoded by the exons ATGATGGGAAAGGACTACATGTTGGCTATCATCATCGTTAACTATGACG ACAACATCTGGACCGACCAGAACCTGCAGCTGGACCCAGACCTGCCCTCGGGCTGGAGAATCATCCAGGACTCCTCAGGGACTTATTATTGGCACGTTCCCAGTGGCTCCACCCAGTGGCACCACCCACGCCTCTCACGGAGCATACAGCCTCAGCACAGCCAG CAGAACGAGTCCAGTTCAGCGAGCGGTCCAGCACAGGCGTCACCTGAGaacag ATCACACTGGACCCATGAGGAAGTGAACACGCACGAGCCGGACACCAAG ATGTTCACCGTGCACTCTCTGGGCTGGCTGCAGGTGGATGAGGAGGATCTTTCTCCTGGTCGCAGCAGTCTCGCTGTCAACCAAGTCATTCAGCAGTTATCTCACTGCAAAAGCCCTGAGCAGACAGACAGAACCTGGGCTCAG GGTCAGGAGATGATGCTGATGTTAAAGAAAGACACTCTGTCCCTATTGGACCCTTTAGACCACACCCTCCTTTACCGTCAGCCAATCATCAACATCCGTGTGTGGGGCGTGGGCTGTAACAATGGCAG gttCTTTGCGTTTATCGCCGCTGACGCCTCCGTTTTTAAGTGTCACGTGTTTGGTTGTGACGCTCCTGCTAAAACCATTGCTGCGGCTCTGCACGACACCTGTGCCAAG ATGATGTCAGAGAAGAAACTGTCCCGTTCAATAACCATGGAGAACTTTTCACCTGAACATCTACCCAGACAAG tgCTCTTTCTGGAGGCGGTGCAGCAAAAGGTTCAGAAGTTTGTAGTTCGGTATGTTGGGAACCTGCCGGTGTCCAGAGCCATGG GTATGGAGGTCTTGAACCGAGCCATTGAGAGCATCATGACCGCCACAGACACCGAGGACTGGGACCCGGCCTTCATGCACGTCAGTGACAGCACGCTGTCGCTGTGGAGGGAG GACGCCGAGGAACCTATGTGGGAGTGTCAGGTTCGATTCCTCACCTTCCTGGGCGTCGGCCAGGACAGCCACACCTTCGCTGTGATTGCTGACGGCGGCTCGCAGCGTTTCGAGTGTCACGTGTTCTGGTGTGAGCCGGACGCCGGGGTTGTGTCTGAGGCTGTGCAGGCAGCGTGCATG GTGCAATACCAGAAGTGTCTGGTGGCTCAAACGCCACCTCCGAGATCCAAATCGCTCCACGAGACGCCATTGAATGTGAAAAGGTCAAACTCCATGGACGGCGCGGCCTTCGCTCCGCTGATGTCTCTTTACCACCACGACAGAAGCTCCACGATTGGCCGAGCCACGAAGGCGGGCGGTGGCGTGAGGAAAGGCATGCTGGCTTTCTTCGAAACCTTTCGAAACAAACAAGGCACCGGCTCGtag
- the LOC114475484 gene encoding amyloid-beta A4 precursor protein-binding family B member 3-like isoform X1 has translation MMGKDYMLAIIIVNYDDNIWTDQNLQLDPDLPSGWRIIQDSSGTYYWHVPSGSTQWHHPRLSRSIQPQHSQQNESSSASGPAQASPENRSHWTHEEVNTHEPDTKMFTVHSLGWLQVDEEDLSPGRSSLAVNQVIQQLSHCKSPEQTDRTWAQGQEMMLMLKKDTLSLLDPLDHTLLYRQPIINIRVWGVGCNNGRDRFFAFIAADASVFKCHVFGCDAPAKTIAAALHDTCAKMMSEKKLSRSITMENFSPEHLPRQVLFLEAVQQKVQKFVVRYVGNLPVSRAMGMEVLNRAIESIMTATDTEDWDPAFMHVSDSTLSLWREDAEEPMWECQVRFLTFLGVGQDSHTFAVIADGGSQRFECHVFWCEPDAGVVSEAVQAACMVQYQKCLVAQTPPPRSKSLHETPLNVKRSNSMDGAAFAPLMSLYHHDRSSTIGRATKAGGGVRKGMLAFFETFRNKQGTGS, from the exons ATGATGGGAAAGGACTACATGTTGGCTATCATCATCGTTAACTATGACG ACAACATCTGGACCGACCAGAACCTGCAGCTGGACCCAGACCTGCCCTCGGGCTGGAGAATCATCCAGGACTCCTCAGGGACTTATTATTGGCACGTTCCCAGTGGCTCCACCCAGTGGCACCACCCACGCCTCTCACGGAGCATACAGCCTCAGCACAGCCAG CAGAACGAGTCCAGTTCAGCGAGCGGTCCAGCACAGGCGTCACCTGAGaacag ATCACACTGGACCCATGAGGAAGTGAACACGCACGAGCCGGACACCAAG ATGTTCACCGTGCACTCTCTGGGCTGGCTGCAGGTGGATGAGGAGGATCTTTCTCCTGGTCGCAGCAGTCTCGCTGTCAACCAAGTCATTCAGCAGTTATCTCACTGCAAAAGCCCTGAGCAGACAGACAGAACCTGGGCTCAG GGTCAGGAGATGATGCTGATGTTAAAGAAAGACACTCTGTCCCTATTGGACCCTTTAGACCACACCCTCCTTTACCGTCAGCCAATCATCAACATCCGTGTGTGGGGCGTGGGCTGTAACAATGGCAG AGACAG gttCTTTGCGTTTATCGCCGCTGACGCCTCCGTTTTTAAGTGTCACGTGTTTGGTTGTGACGCTCCTGCTAAAACCATTGCTGCGGCTCTGCACGACACCTGTGCCAAG ATGATGTCAGAGAAGAAACTGTCCCGTTCAATAACCATGGAGAACTTTTCACCTGAACATCTACCCAGACAAG tgCTCTTTCTGGAGGCGGTGCAGCAAAAGGTTCAGAAGTTTGTAGTTCGGTATGTTGGGAACCTGCCGGTGTCCAGAGCCATGG GTATGGAGGTCTTGAACCGAGCCATTGAGAGCATCATGACCGCCACAGACACCGAGGACTGGGACCCGGCCTTCATGCACGTCAGTGACAGCACGCTGTCGCTGTGGAGGGAG GACGCCGAGGAACCTATGTGGGAGTGTCAGGTTCGATTCCTCACCTTCCTGGGCGTCGGCCAGGACAGCCACACCTTCGCTGTGATTGCTGACGGCGGCTCGCAGCGTTTCGAGTGTCACGTGTTCTGGTGTGAGCCGGACGCCGGGGTTGTGTCTGAGGCTGTGCAGGCAGCGTGCATG GTGCAATACCAGAAGTGTCTGGTGGCTCAAACGCCACCTCCGAGATCCAAATCGCTCCACGAGACGCCATTGAATGTGAAAAGGTCAAACTCCATGGACGGCGCGGCCTTCGCTCCGCTGATGTCTCTTTACCACCACGACAGAAGCTCCACGATTGGCCGAGCCACGAAGGCGGGCGGTGGCGTGAGGAAAGGCATGCTGGCTTTCTTCGAAACCTTTCGAAACAAACAAGGCACCGGCTCGtag